Proteins encoded together in one Rhipicephalus sanguineus isolate Rsan-2018 chromosome 9, BIME_Rsan_1.4, whole genome shotgun sequence window:
- the LOC119405871 gene encoding uncharacterized protein LOC119405871 yields MGEVGRLLAFKFLRTTPYHAMANGLVEKFNGTLKMMLKRMCQEKPRSWDRYLAPLLFAYREVPQASLGFSPFQLIYGRHVRGPLTLLKELWSNEDIDGEIFTTYTYLVDLRHRLEETCKLAHDELEKARAKQKTYYDRKSRPRKLNVGDKVLLLLPTDSNELLMQWKGPFEVVERKNEVDYVLAINGKRKIFHINMLRKYEEREPLPVQQVSVITEVDRIGDGKVEPLRRTLDKIVATTRPKTKKALQSFVGLTGYYRKFIANYAEITKPLTDLTRKGQSNTIAWGPSQEEAFTILKNKLGDTPILQAPNMTKEFVLRTDASTTSLGAVLLQLGEDQVLHPVAYASRNLLPRETRDQASSVVLAAVQSGREFRCCGPMFLLPFRVAGATRVRC; encoded by the exons ATGGGAGAGGTGGGCCGTCTTCTTGCCTTCAAGTTTCTGCGAACGACCCCCTACCATGCCATGGCAAATGGGCTCGTCGAGAAGTTTAATGGGACGCTGAAGATGATGCTGAAGAGGATGTGCCAGGAAAAACCACGTTCCTGGGACAGGTACCTCGCCCCACTCCTTTTCGCTTACCGAGAGGTGCCGCAAGCGAGCTTGGGCTTCTCGCCTTTTCAGCTAATTTACGGTCGTCACGTGCGAGGACCACTGACGCTACTGAAGGAGCTGTGGAGCAATGAAGACATCGACGGCGAAATTTTCACCACCTATACCTACTTGGTCGACCTTCGACACCGCCTGGAAGAGACATGCAAGCTTGCGCATGATGAATTGGAAAAAGCACGCGCAAAACAAAAGACTTACTACGACCGCAAAAGCCGTCCTCGGAAGCTAAACGTTGGGGATAAAGTGCTACTTCTTCTGCCGACAGATTCCAACGAACTGCTCATGCAATGGAAAGGTCCATTTGAAGTCGTCGAGCGCAAGAATGAGGTCGACTACGTTCTCGCGataaatggaaaaagaaaaattttccaCATCAATATGCTAAGAAAGTACGAGGAACGCGAACCTTTACCAGTGCAGCAGGTGTCGGTCATAACCGAAGTCGATCGAATTGGAGACGGTAAAGTTGAACCTCTTCGGAGAACGCTTGATAAGATCGTCGCAACTACAAGGCCAAAGACGAAGAAAGCCCTGCAGTCTTTCGTGGGTCTAACGGGCTATTACAGGAAATTTATTGCAAACTACGCTGAGATCACCAAGCCTTTGACCGACCTCACACGGAAAGGGCAGAGCAATACCATCGCGTGGGGACCGTCTCAGGAAGAAGCTTTCACTATTTTGAAGAACAAGCTTGGAGATACCCCCATTCTACAAGCACCCAACATGACAAAGGAATTTGTTCTCCGCACCGACGCCTCGACCACTAGTCTTGGTGCCGTACTGCTCCAGCTAGGAGAGGACCAGGTTTTGCATCCTgttgcctacgcgagccgcaaccTATTGCCTCGAGAAACCCG ggaccaggcgagttcCGTGGTTCTGGCTGCCGTCCAGAGTGGCCGCGAGTTTCGCTGCTGTGGGCCGATGTTCCTGCTGCCGTTCCGGGTGGCTGGCGCGACCCGGGTGCGCTGCTGA